The following are encoded together in the Choloepus didactylus isolate mChoDid1 chromosome 7, mChoDid1.pri, whole genome shotgun sequence genome:
- the LOC119539301 gene encoding LOW QUALITY PROTEIN: disabled homolog 2-like (The sequence of the model RefSeq protein was modified relative to this genomic sequence to represent the inferred CDS: inserted 1 base in 1 codon; substituted 1 base at 1 genomic stop codon) gives MSNEVETSTTNGHPDQQAAPKAPSKKEKKKGSEKTDEYLLARFKGDGVKYKAKLIDIDDVPDARGDKMSQDSMMKLKGMAVAARSQGQHKQKLWVNIXLSGIKLIDEKTGVIEHEHPVNKISFIARDVTDNRAFGYVCGGEGQHQFFAIKTGQQAEPLVVDLKDLFQVIYNVKKKEEEKKKTEEANKAVENGSENLLTLDDQTTKLKLGIDQMDLFGDMSTPPDLNSPTSSASDLFPSDLFAPPVSESPXQTNPLDLFKTSVSVPVGPLMGLRGVPVTPPQAGPWNPPPSLVFNQSPSMVPGAIVGGQPSGFGQLLIFDTRPAVPDWNQPSSFAASTSPPAPAVWGPLASVAANAWPSTTSLGNPFQSNVFPAPVPAQSSSMLPSLLVAPPQPPPRTAAAQDIAKDVFTALDPLGDKDVKEVKEVFKDLQLRQPPGPARKGEQSSSGTSSAFSSYFHSKVGIPQDNADHDDFDANQLLSKINEPPKPAPRQGALPVTKSADNAFENPFSKGSFSSLPQIPVAPQPTAPNVYRDPFGNPFA, from the exons ATGTCGAACGAAGTAGAGACGAGTACAACCAACGGTCATCCTGACCAACAGGCCGCACCAAAAGCCCcatcaaagaaggaaaagaagaaaggctctGAAAAGACAGATGAGTATCTCTTGGCCAGGTTTAAAGGTGATGGTGTGAAATACAAGGCCAAGCTAATTGACATTGATGATGTGCCAGATGCAAGAGGGGATAAAATGAGCCAAGATTCTATGATGAAACTAAAGGGAATGGCGGTAGCTGCTCGGTCTCAAGGACAGCACAAACAAAAGCTCTGGGTCAACATTTAGCTATCTGGGATAAAATTAattgatgagaaaactggggtaaTAGAACATGAACATCCAGTgaataaaatttctttcattgctcgtgATGTGACAGACAACCGGGCATTTGGTTATGTATGTGGAGGAGAAGGCCAACACCAGTTTTTTGCCATAAAAACAGGGCAGCAGGCCGAGCCATTGGTCGTTGATCTTAAAGATCTCTTTCAAGTTATCTacaatgtaaagaaaaaagaagaagaaaagaaaaagactgaagaaGCCAACAAAGCAGTAGAGAATGGCAGTGAGAACCTCCTGACTCTTGATGACCAAACTACCAAATTGAAATTGGGTATTGACCAGATGGATTTGTTTGGGGACATGTCTACACCTCCTGACCTAAATAGTCCAACATCTTCAGCCAGTGACTTGTTCCCATCAGACCTCTTTGCTCCTCCCGTCTCAGAATCTC AACAGACCAACCCTCTGGATCTCTTCAAAACAAGTGTTTCTGTCCCAGTAGGGCCCCTTATGGGTCTACGTGGTGTACCAGTTACACCCCCTCAGGCAGGACCATGGAACCCCCCACCATCCTTAGTCTTCAATCAGTCCCCTTCAATGGTCCCAGGAGCTATTGTGGGTGGTCAACCTTCAGGATTTGGTCAGTTGCTTATTTTTGACACAAGACCAGCGGTTCCAGATTGGAACCAGCCTTCATCCTTTGCAGCCTCAACTTCCCCTCCAGCCCCTGCTGTTTGGGGCCCTTTAGCATCTGTGGCAGCTAACGCTTGGCCCTCAACAACCTCCTTAGGGAATCCTTTTCAGAGCAATGTCTTTCCAGCTCCTGTGCCAGCCCAATCCTCTTCTatgctcccttctcttctggtcgCTCCTCCTCAGCCACCTCCCAGAACTGCTGCTGCCCAGGACATCGCCAAAGATGTCTTCACTGCCTTAGACCCACTAGGGGATAAAGACGTTAAGGAAGTAAAAGAAGTGTTTAAGGACTTACAACTGCGGCAGCCACCTGGACCTGCAAGGAAGGGAGAGCAGTCTTCCTCTGGGACTTCCAGTGCTTTCTCCAGTTATTTTCACAGCAAAGTTGGCATTCCTCAAGATAATGCAGACCATGATGACTTTGATGCTAATCAATTGTTGAGCAAAATCAATGAACCACCAAAGCCAGCTCCAAGACAAGGTGCCCTGCCAGTTACCAAATCTGCTGACAATGCATTTGAGAACCCTTTCTCTAAAGGTTCTTTCAGTTCTTTACCACAAATCCCTGTGGCTCCTCAACCCACAGCTCCTAATGTATATAGGGATCCTTTTGGAAATCCATTTGCATAA